A window of the Acidovorax sp. YS12 genome harbors these coding sequences:
- a CDS encoding malonyl-CoA decarboxylase encodes MKNPSAWIARNVSRLRSAAKEQGAAAPEPAPAPRSTHERLAATLRRADEALPPRQLRRLLADLQAVAAPQVSELEGGRSAQTVIDWHAQATPAQRRDLWLLMCEQFTPDAERVKHARQHYEAAAGTADEGQAEIGLRRALVSPRTRLLQRFAVPAGGMRFLVDLRAELLPLLRGDKRLLALDAELEQLFSTWFDVAFLELRRLSWDSPASLLEKLIRYEAVHDIRSWADLKNRLDSDRRCYGFFHPRLPNEPLIFVEVALVEHLCGSITPLLDEQAAPADLGKATTAIFYSISNTQTGLRGVSFGNSLIKQVVETLQAEFPRLRTFATLSPIPGFRAWLGKNAGTLLQQLPDKLRAELGRALQSDAPQAAQLASAVDAADKAQALDARSPVRQVLLHCAAHYLGRALHEGKPLDPVARFHLGNGARVERLNWAGDPSSKGLKQSFGLMVNYLYDLKRLDKHRTQLAQGQVPVSKEISALLLD; translated from the coding sequence ATGAAGAACCCTTCCGCCTGGATCGCGCGCAACGTGTCGCGCCTGCGCTCCGCCGCCAAGGAGCAGGGCGCCGCCGCGCCCGAACCCGCGCCCGCGCCGCGCAGCACCCACGAGCGCCTGGCCGCCACGCTGCGCCGCGCCGACGAGGCGCTGCCCCCGCGCCAGTTGCGCCGCCTGCTGGCCGACCTGCAGGCCGTGGCTGCGCCCCAGGTGAGCGAGCTGGAGGGCGGGCGCAGCGCGCAGACGGTGATCGACTGGCATGCCCAGGCCACCCCGGCGCAGCGGCGCGACCTGTGGCTGCTGATGTGCGAGCAGTTCACGCCCGACGCCGAGCGCGTGAAGCACGCGCGCCAGCACTACGAGGCGGCGGCGGGCACGGCCGACGAGGGCCAGGCCGAGATCGGCCTGCGCCGCGCGCTGGTGTCGCCGCGCACACGGCTGCTGCAGCGCTTCGCCGTGCCGGCCGGGGGCATGCGTTTCCTGGTGGACCTGCGCGCCGAGCTGCTGCCGCTGCTGCGCGGCGACAAGCGCCTGCTGGCGCTCGACGCCGAGCTGGAGCAGCTTTTCTCCACCTGGTTCGACGTGGCCTTCCTGGAGCTGCGCCGCCTGTCGTGGGATTCCCCCGCCTCGCTGCTGGAAAAGCTCATCAGGTACGAGGCGGTGCACGACATCCGCTCCTGGGCCGACCTGAAGAACCGCCTGGACAGCGACCGGCGCTGCTACGGCTTCTTCCACCCGCGCCTGCCGAACGAGCCGCTGATCTTCGTCGAGGTGGCGCTGGTGGAGCACCTCTGCGGCAGCATCACTCCGCTGCTCGACGAACAGGCCGCGCCCGCTGACCTGGGCAAGGCCACCACGGCCATCTTCTATTCCATCAGCAACACGCAGACGGGGCTGCGCGGCGTGAGCTTCGGCAACTCGCTCATCAAGCAGGTGGTGGAGACGCTGCAGGCGGAGTTTCCGCGCCTGCGCACCTTCGCCACGCTGTCGCCGATTCCGGGCTTTCGCGCCTGGCTGGGCAAGAACGCCGGCACGCTGCTGCAGCAGCTCCCGGACAAGCTGCGCGCCGAGCTGGGCCGGGCGCTGCAGTCCGACGCGCCGCAGGCGGCGCAGCTCGCCAGCGCGGTGGATGCCGCGGACAAGGCCCAGGCGCTCGACGCCAGGTCGCCCGTGCGCCAGGTGCTGCTGCACTGCGCCGCGCACTACCTGGGCCGGGCGCTGCACGAGGGCAAGCCGCTCGACCCGGTGGCGCGCTTCCACCTGGGCAACGGCGCGCGCGTGGAGCGGCTCAACTGGGCGGGCGACCCGTCCTCCAAGGGGCTCAAGCAGTCGTTCGGCCTCATGGTCAACTACCTCTACGACCTCAAGCGGCTGGACAAGCACCGCACCCAGCTGGCGCAGGGGCAGGTTCCGGTATCGAAGGAAATCAGCGCGCTGCTGCTCGACTGA
- the bfr gene encoding bacterioferritin — translation MQGHPAVIDCLKDLLRGELTARDQYFIHSRQYEDQGLTRLYERMGHEMEEETQHADAILRRILMLGGKPDMRPQPFTPGETAQEMLQLDLQTEYGVRQHLQDAIALCERHSDYVSRDLLLAQLRDTEEDHAYWLEKQLGLIEKIGLQNYLQTQAGGTPG, via the coding sequence ATGCAAGGCCATCCCGCTGTCATCGACTGCCTGAAAGACCTGCTGCGCGGCGAGCTGACCGCGCGCGACCAGTACTTCATCCACTCGCGCCAGTACGAGGACCAGGGCCTGACGCGCCTGTACGAGCGCATGGGCCATGAGATGGAGGAAGAGACCCAGCATGCCGACGCCATCCTGCGCCGCATCCTGATGCTGGGCGGCAAGCCCGACATGCGCCCCCAGCCCTTCACCCCGGGCGAAACGGCGCAGGAGATGCTGCAGCTGGACCTGCAGACCGAGTACGGCGTGCGCCAGCACCTGCAGGACGCCATCGCCCTGTGCGAGCGCCACAGCGACTACGTGAGCCGCGACCTGCTGCTGGCCCAGTTGCGCGACACCGAGGAAGACCACGCCTACTGGCTGGAAAAGCAGTTGGGCCTGATCGAGAAGATCGGCCTGCAGAACTACCTGCAGACGCAGGCGGGCGGCACGCCCGGCTGA
- a CDS encoding enoyl-CoA hydratase/isomerase family protein: protein MAGEVIAVEEGGAQPGVVRVVLRNAGRLNAMSRPMWRQLRAVFEGIQRSAGARCVLIEGEGEAFCAGGDISEYPAFRFDAALLRDFHENDVWGGLAAMLACDVPIVARIAGACMGAGVEIASCCDIRIAAANARFGAPIAKLGFPMAPREAQLVAGAVGETIARQMLLEAATFGAADLLAQGFLSRVAAPEALQAEAQASAQRIAALAPGAARLNKQTLRALKTPAAQAGQALPAIENIVNGAADPYAYADSAEHREGIGAFLAKRPPVF from the coding sequence ATGGCAGGTGAAGTGATTGCGGTGGAAGAGGGGGGCGCGCAGCCCGGCGTGGTGCGCGTGGTGCTGCGCAACGCGGGGCGGCTCAACGCCATGTCGCGCCCGATGTGGCGCCAGCTGCGCGCGGTGTTCGAGGGCATCCAGCGCAGCGCTGGCGCGCGCTGCGTGCTCATCGAGGGCGAGGGCGAGGCCTTCTGCGCCGGGGGCGATATCTCCGAGTACCCGGCGTTCCGCTTCGATGCCGCGCTGCTGCGTGACTTCCACGAGAACGACGTGTGGGGCGGCCTCGCGGCCATGCTGGCGTGCGACGTGCCCATCGTCGCGCGCATCGCCGGCGCCTGCATGGGCGCGGGGGTGGAGATCGCGAGCTGCTGCGACATCCGCATCGCCGCCGCCAATGCGCGCTTCGGCGCACCCATCGCCAAGCTCGGCTTTCCCATGGCGCCGCGCGAGGCGCAGCTCGTCGCCGGTGCCGTGGGCGAAACCATCGCGCGGCAGATGCTGCTGGAGGCCGCCACCTTCGGCGCGGCCGACCTGCTGGCGCAGGGCTTTCTCAGCCGCGTGGCGGCGCCCGAGGCGCTGCAGGCCGAGGCGCAGGCCAGCGCGCAGCGCATCGCCGCCCTGGCGCCCGGCGCGGCGCGCCTGAACAAACAGACGCTTCGGGCATTGAAAACGCCTGCAGCCCAAGCAGGGCAAGCGCTGCCAGCTATTGAAAACATAGTGAACGGCGCCGCCGACCCCTACGCCTATGCCGACAGCGCCGAGCACCGGGAGGGCATCGGCGCTTTTCTTGCCAAGCGGCCCCCGGTTTTCTGA
- a CDS encoding malonyl-CoA synthase, whose product MESCNLFSALRAAFPADLGQTAVEATGPGGEPLHYTWRDLDQASARIANLLASLQLPEGSRIAVQVEKSVEAMLLYLATLRAGYVFLPLNTAYQSAEIEYFIGNAEPAVVVCTPGNFGWVSKIAFTAGTRHVFTLGDDRSGSLLERAAHHGDTHPPVPRQADDLAAILYTSGTTGRSKGAMLTHGNLLSNARVLKDYWGWRADDVLIHALPIFHVHGLFVAIHAALLGGSKMLWLGKFDPRAVIAAMPRATVFMGVPTLYVRMLGEAALTREAARAMRLFISGSAPLLIETFRAWQERTGHTILERYGMSETIMLTSNPYTADARHGGQDARRGGTVGFPLPGVGLRIVDDQGQPVAAGAIGNIQVRGPNVFHGYWRMPEKTAEEFTQDEQGDRWFKTGDVGQQDARGYVSIVGRSKDLIISGGYNVYPAEVEGFINELPGVDESAVVGVPHPDFGEVGVALVTARPGAQLDGSAILAQLKGQVAHFKVPKQCYVVPELPRNTMGKVQKNLLREQHKGLFV is encoded by the coding sequence ATGGAGTCCTGCAACCTGTTCAGCGCCTTGCGCGCCGCGTTTCCCGCCGACCTCGGCCAGACCGCCGTCGAGGCCACGGGCCCCGGCGGCGAGCCGCTGCACTACACCTGGCGCGACCTGGACCAGGCCAGCGCCCGCATCGCCAACCTGCTCGCGTCGCTGCAACTGCCCGAGGGCAGCCGCATCGCCGTGCAGGTGGAAAAGTCGGTCGAGGCCATGCTGCTGTACCTGGCCACGCTGCGCGCAGGCTACGTCTTCCTGCCGCTGAACACCGCCTACCAGAGCGCCGAGATCGAATACTTCATCGGCAACGCCGAGCCCGCCGTGGTGGTGTGCACGCCCGGCAACTTCGGCTGGGTGTCGAAAATCGCCTTCACCGCCGGCACGCGGCACGTCTTCACGCTCGGCGACGACCGCAGCGGCAGCCTGCTGGAGCGCGCCGCGCACCATGGCGACACGCACCCGCCCGTGCCGCGCCAGGCAGACGACCTGGCCGCCATCCTCTACACCAGCGGCACCACCGGCCGCAGCAAGGGCGCCATGCTCACGCACGGCAACCTGCTGAGCAACGCGCGGGTGCTCAAGGACTACTGGGGCTGGCGCGCGGATGACGTGCTCATCCACGCGCTGCCCATCTTCCACGTGCATGGGCTGTTCGTCGCCATCCACGCGGCGCTGCTGGGCGGCAGCAAGATGCTCTGGCTGGGCAAATTCGACCCGCGCGCCGTGATCGCCGCCATGCCGCGCGCCACCGTGTTCATGGGCGTGCCCACGCTGTACGTGCGCATGCTTGGCGAGGCCGCGCTCACGCGCGAGGCGGCGCGCGCCATGCGCCTGTTCATCTCCGGCTCGGCGCCACTGCTCATCGAAACCTTCCGCGCCTGGCAGGAGCGCACCGGCCACACCATCCTGGAGCGCTACGGCATGAGCGAAACCATCATGCTCACCTCCAACCCGTACACCGCCGACGCGCGCCACGGCGGGCAGGATGCGCGGCGCGGCGGCACCGTCGGCTTTCCCCTGCCGGGCGTGGGCCTGCGCATCGTGGACGACCAGGGCCAGCCCGTGGCGGCGGGCGCCATCGGCAACATCCAGGTGCGCGGCCCCAACGTGTTCCACGGCTACTGGCGCATGCCGGAGAAAACCGCCGAGGAGTTCACGCAGGATGAACAGGGGGATCGGTGGTTCAAGACCGGCGACGTCGGCCAGCAGGACGCGCGCGGCTACGTCAGCATCGTCGGGCGCAGCAAGGACCTCATCATCAGCGGCGGCTACAACGTCTATCCGGCCGAGGTCGAGGGTTTCATCAACGAGCTGCCGGGCGTCGATGAAAGCGCCGTGGTCGGCGTGCCGCACCCCGACTTCGGCGAGGTGGGCGTGGCCCTGGTCACCGCCAGGCCCGGCGCGCAGCTCGACGGCAGCGCCATCCTCGCCCAGCTCAAGGGGCAGGTCGCCCACTTCAAGGTGCCCAAGCAGTGCTACGTGGTGCCCGAACTGCCGCGCAACACCATGGGCAAGGTGCAGAAGAACCTGCTGCGCGAGCAGCACAAGGGCCTGTTTGTTTAG
- the ilvD gene encoding dihydroxy-acid dehydratase — protein sequence MPAYRSKTSTAGRNMAGARALWRATGMKDQDFSKPIIAVVNSFTQFVPGHVHLKDLGQLVAREIEAAGGVAKEFNTIAVDDGIAMGHDGMLYSLPSRDVIADSVEYMVNAHCADAMVCISNCDKITPGMLMAAMRLDIPVIFVSGGPMEAGKAQLAVPGQATLQFKKLDLVDAMVMAVDDAVSEADMVEVERSACPTCGSCSGMFTANSMNCLTEALGLSLPGNGTVVATHADREQLFKRAGQRIVELARQYYEQDDASILPRAVGFKAFENAMTLDIAMGGSTNTILHLLAIAQEAGIAFGMADIDRLSRSVPQLCKVAPNTDKYHIEDVHRAGGIMAILGELDRAGKLHTDVPTVHAKTLGEALDQWDIARTQDEAVRTFYMAGPGGVPTQVAFSQSRRWPSLDLDRAAGCIRSYEHAFSKEGGLAVLTGNIALDGCVVKTAGVDESILVFEGTAHVTESQDEAVANILADKVKAGDVVIVRYEGPKGGPGMQEMLYPTSYIKSKGLGKACALLTDGRFSGGTSGLSIGHCSPEAAAGGAIGLVRNGDRIRIDIPNRSIDVLVSSEELAQRRAEQDALGWKPAQPRPRKVSAALKAYAKLVTSADKGAVRDLSLLD from the coding sequence ATGCCTGCCTACCGCTCCAAAACCTCCACCGCTGGCCGCAACATGGCTGGTGCGCGCGCCCTGTGGCGTGCCACCGGCATGAAGGACCAGGATTTCAGCAAACCCATCATCGCGGTGGTCAACTCCTTCACCCAGTTCGTGCCCGGCCACGTGCACCTGAAAGACCTGGGCCAGCTCGTCGCGCGCGAGATCGAGGCCGCGGGCGGCGTGGCCAAGGAGTTCAACACCATCGCCGTGGACGACGGCATTGCCATGGGCCATGACGGCATGCTGTACTCGCTGCCCAGCCGCGACGTGATCGCCGACAGCGTGGAATACATGGTCAACGCGCACTGCGCCGACGCCATGGTGTGCATCTCCAACTGCGACAAGATCACCCCCGGCATGCTCATGGCCGCGATGCGCCTGGACATCCCGGTGATCTTCGTCTCCGGCGGCCCCATGGAAGCGGGCAAGGCCCAGCTCGCCGTGCCCGGCCAGGCCACGCTGCAGTTCAAGAAGCTCGACCTGGTGGACGCCATGGTCATGGCCGTGGACGACGCGGTGAGCGAGGCCGACATGGTCGAGGTCGAGCGCTCGGCCTGCCCCACCTGCGGCTCCTGCTCGGGCATGTTCACCGCCAACTCCATGAACTGCCTGACCGAGGCGCTCGGCCTGTCGCTGCCCGGCAACGGCACCGTGGTGGCCACGCACGCCGACCGCGAGCAGCTCTTCAAGCGCGCCGGACAGCGCATCGTCGAGCTGGCGCGCCAGTACTACGAGCAGGACGATGCCTCCATCCTGCCGCGCGCCGTGGGCTTCAAGGCGTTCGAGAACGCCATGACGCTGGACATCGCCATGGGCGGCTCGACCAACACCATCCTGCACCTGCTGGCCATCGCGCAGGAGGCGGGCATCGCGTTCGGCATGGCCGACATCGACCGCCTCTCGCGCAGCGTGCCGCAGCTGTGCAAGGTGGCGCCGAACACCGACAAGTACCACATCGAGGACGTGCACCGCGCCGGCGGCATCATGGCCATCCTGGGCGAGCTCGACCGTGCCGGCAAGCTGCACACCGACGTGCCCACGGTGCACGCCAAGACCCTGGGCGAAGCGCTGGACCAGTGGGACATCGCGCGCACGCAGGACGAAGCCGTGCGCACCTTCTACATGGCCGGCCCGGGCGGCGTTCCCACGCAGGTGGCGTTCAGCCAGTCCCGCCGCTGGCCCAGCCTGGACCTGGACCGCGCAGCCGGCTGCATCCGTTCCTACGAACACGCCTTCAGCAAGGAAGGCGGCCTGGCCGTGCTCACGGGCAACATCGCCCTGGACGGCTGCGTGGTCAAGACCGCCGGGGTGGACGAATCCATCCTGGTGTTCGAGGGCACGGCCCACGTGACCGAATCGCAGGACGAGGCGGTGGCCAACATCCTGGCCGACAAGGTCAAGGCTGGCGACGTGGTCATCGTGCGCTACGAAGGCCCCAAGGGCGGCCCCGGCATGCAGGAGATGCTCTACCCCACCAGCTACATCAAGTCCAAGGGCCTGGGCAAGGCCTGCGCGCTGCTGACGGACGGGCGCTTCTCGGGCGGCACCTCGGGCCTGTCCATCGGCCACTGCTCGCCCGAGGCGGCGGCCGGCGGCGCCATCGGCCTGGTGCGCAATGGCGACCGCATCCGCATCGACATCCCGAACCGCAGCATCGACGTGCTGGTGAGCAGCGAAGAACTCGCCCAGCGCCGCGCCGAGCAGGACGCCCTGGGCTGGAAGCCGGCGCAGCCGCGCCCGCGCAAGGTATCGGCCGCGCTCAAGGCCTATGCCAAGCTGGTGACCAGCGCCGACAAGGGCGCGGTGCGCGACCTGTCGCTGCTCGACTGA
- a CDS encoding LysR family transcriptional regulator produces MKHYDLNLLRALDALLATGSVTAAAERMHLSTPAMSHTLARLREVFGDPLLVRAGRRLVATPRALALAEPVRQLLAQADALRAHADPDDFSAVQRRFVVRATEGVLVGYGVGLSMQMAQRMPLSSLQVLPENHHDPAGLREGRIDLDLGAGHRQDPELVVHPLSSRNLLGVVAAGHALARGRVTAQRLAAARHVEVATLPGEELAVDAALAARGLRRHVALVVPSAVAALLTCARLDLVACVPERTARAMGAALGLHVFALPLSLPAVPLRLAWHPRQDADPAHRWLRETLLAVMEERSQGGG; encoded by the coding sequence ATGAAACACTACGACCTCAACCTGCTGCGCGCGCTCGATGCGCTGCTGGCCACCGGCAGCGTGACGGCGGCGGCCGAGCGCATGCACCTGAGCACGCCCGCCATGAGCCACACGCTGGCGCGCCTGCGCGAGGTGTTCGGCGACCCGCTGCTGGTGCGTGCCGGCCGCCGGCTGGTGGCCACGCCGCGCGCGCTGGCGCTGGCCGAGCCGGTGCGGCAGTTGCTGGCGCAGGCCGATGCGCTGCGCGCGCACGCCGACCCCGATGACTTTTCCGCCGTGCAGCGGCGCTTCGTGGTCCGGGCAACCGAGGGCGTGCTGGTGGGCTATGGCGTGGGGCTCTCCATGCAAATGGCGCAGCGCATGCCGCTGTCCAGCCTGCAGGTCCTGCCCGAGAACCACCACGACCCGGCGGGCCTGCGCGAGGGCCGCATCGACCTGGACCTGGGCGCGGGGCACCGGCAGGACCCGGAGCTGGTGGTGCACCCGCTCTCCAGCCGCAACCTGCTGGGCGTGGTGGCGGCCGGCCATGCGCTGGCACGCGGGCGGGTGACGGCGCAGCGCCTGGCCGCCGCGCGCCATGTGGAAGTGGCGACGCTGCCGGGCGAGGAACTGGCCGTGGACGCGGCGCTGGCGGCGCGCGGCCTGCGCCGCCATGTCGCCCTGGTGGTGCCCAGCGCCGTCGCGGCGCTGCTGACCTGCGCCCGCCTGGACCTCGTGGCCTGCGTGCCGGAGCGCACCGCGCGCGCCATGGGCGCTGCCTTGGGGCTGCACGTCTTCGCGCTGCCGCTGTCCTTGCCCGCCGTGCCGCTGCGGCTGGCCTGGCACCCGCGCCAGGACGCCGACCCGGCGCACCGCTGGCTGCGCGAAACGCTGCTGGCGGTGATGGAAGAGCGTAGCCAGGGCGGCGGCTAG
- a CDS encoding c-type cytochrome yields MNRTLITLAMALSVAAPAMADEALAKSKNCMACHAVDKKLVGPAYKDVAKKYAGQKDAEATLVTHVMKGSKGVWGPVPMPPNNVTEAEAKKLVAWVLSLK; encoded by the coding sequence ATGAACCGTACTCTGATCACTCTCGCCATGGCACTGTCGGTGGCCGCTCCGGCGATGGCCGACGAAGCCCTGGCCAAGTCCAAGAACTGCATGGCCTGCCACGCTGTCGACAAAAAGCTGGTCGGCCCCGCCTACAAGGACGTCGCCAAGAAGTACGCCGGCCAGAAGGACGCCGAGGCCACCCTGGTCACCCACGTGATGAAGGGCAGCAAGGGCGTGTGGGGCCCGGTTCCCATGCCCCCGAACAACGTGACCGAAGCCGAAGCCAAGAAGCTGGTGGCTTGGGTGCTGTCGCTCAAGTAA
- a CDS encoding prolipoprotein diacylglyceryl transferase yields MLMYPQIDPIALQIGPLAVHWYGITYLVAFGLFMLLGVLRLRHEPFASLRGPQAWSRRDVEDILFLGVLGVIVGGRLGYCLFYKPGYYLAHPLEVFAVWQGGMSFHGGLLGVVAALLWFARSRQRPWLQVADFVAPCVPTGLAAGRVGNFINGELWGRFAPPDLPWGMVFPQSGSMLPRHPSQVYQFLLEGLLLFVLLWLYARRERRPGQVAAAFLVGYGALRFTAEYFREPDSFLGLLSLGMSMGQWLCLPMIACGAALWLWAQRQPARI; encoded by the coding sequence ATGCTGATGTACCCGCAGATCGACCCCATCGCCCTACAGATTGGCCCGCTGGCTGTGCACTGGTACGGCATCACCTACCTGGTGGCCTTCGGCCTGTTCATGCTCCTGGGCGTGCTGCGGCTGCGGCACGAACCGTTCGCCTCGCTGCGCGGGCCGCAGGCGTGGTCGCGCCGCGACGTGGAGGACATCCTGTTCCTCGGCGTGCTGGGCGTGATCGTGGGCGGGCGTCTGGGCTACTGCCTGTTCTACAAGCCCGGCTACTACCTCGCCCACCCGCTGGAGGTGTTCGCCGTGTGGCAGGGCGGCATGAGCTTTCACGGCGGGCTGCTGGGCGTCGTGGCCGCGCTGCTGTGGTTCGCGCGCTCGCGCCAGCGCCCGTGGCTGCAGGTGGCCGATTTCGTCGCGCCCTGCGTGCCCACCGGACTGGCGGCGGGGCGCGTGGGCAACTTCATCAACGGCGAGCTGTGGGGCCGTTTCGCGCCGCCGGACCTGCCCTGGGGCATGGTGTTTCCGCAAAGCGGCTCGATGCTGCCGCGCCACCCCTCGCAGGTGTACCAGTTCCTGCTCGAAGGACTCTTGCTGTTCGTGCTGCTGTGGCTGTACGCGCGGCGCGAGCGGCGCCCGGGCCAGGTGGCGGCGGCGTTCCTCGTGGGCTATGGCGCGCTGCGCTTCACGGCCGAGTATTTCCGCGAGCCCGACAGCTTCCTGGGCCTGCTGTCGCTGGGCATGAGCATGGGCCAGTGGCTGTGCCTGCCCATGATCGCCTGCGGCGCGGCGCTGTGGCTGTGGGCGCAGCGCCAGCCGGCCAGGATTTGA
- a CDS encoding NAD(P)H-dependent oxidoreductase, giving the protein MEACMAKTLLIVYHSRTGGTRQMAEALQAGARGCGAAVAVRLLPAADAGPADLLAADAYVFACPENLAAVSGVMKDFFDRSYYGVLDRINGRAFALLVCAGSDGRNAVRQMERIATGWRLKAAAAPLIVCTGAQTPEAILAPKTLAPEALADCRALGEALATGLEMGIF; this is encoded by the coding sequence ATGGAGGCTTGCATGGCCAAGACACTGCTGATCGTCTACCACTCGCGCACCGGCGGCACGCGCCAGATGGCCGAGGCGCTGCAGGCCGGCGCGCGGGGCTGCGGCGCGGCGGTGGCGGTGCGGCTGCTGCCCGCCGCCGATGCCGGGCCGGCCGACCTGCTGGCCGCCGATGCCTACGTGTTCGCCTGCCCCGAGAACCTGGCCGCCGTCAGCGGCGTGATGAAGGACTTTTTCGACCGCAGCTACTACGGCGTGCTCGACCGCATCAACGGCCGCGCCTTCGCCCTGCTGGTCTGCGCGGGCAGCGATGGCCGCAACGCCGTGCGCCAGATGGAGCGCATCGCCACCGGCTGGCGCCTCAAGGCGGCGGCTGCGCCGCTCATCGTCTGCACCGGCGCGCAGACGCCCGAGGCCATCCTCGCGCCCAAGACCCTGGCGCCGGAAGCGCTGGCGGATTGCCGCGCGCTGGGCGAGGCGCTGGCGACAGGGCTGGAGATGGGCATCTTCTGA
- a CDS encoding TIGR04438 family Trp-rich protein, whose protein sequence is MYMLGLALVLTLLKYLEIGPVANWSWWWVLAPYGLTAAWWAWADASGYTKRKEVEKIERRKQARVNKHKEAMGMGSRRPR, encoded by the coding sequence ATGTACATGCTAGGGCTGGCGCTTGTTCTGACACTGCTCAAGTATCTCGAAATTGGCCCGGTGGCCAACTGGTCCTGGTGGTGGGTACTGGCCCCCTACGGCCTGACTGCGGCGTGGTGGGCCTGGGCCGACGCCTCTGGCTACACCAAGCGCAAGGAAGTCGAGAAGATCGAGCGCCGCAAGCAGGCGCGCGTGAACAAGCACAAGGAAGCGATGGGCATGGGCTCGCGCCGGCCGCGCTGA